In Fragaria vesca subsp. vesca linkage group LG5, FraVesHawaii_1.0, whole genome shotgun sequence, the genomic stretch CTTACATACACCAACAGAATAATCTGGCAAAATCTTCAAAAAAATATGACTTGATTGAAAATTTGCTTATGAAAATTTGTTGATGAAAATTGATTATAAAAGCCATTCACGAGCAGATCCGTCAAGAAGATTTTGACAAAGACTCTTGTCTAGTTGGCGAGCATGTAGAGTCGCCTACGCATTCAATTTGACTTAAAAAATGAATGCGTTATATCATCATCATCAGCATCAACATTAGCTGCATTATACGAAAGCTTGGTTGGCATGGGGCAGCACCAATTCACAGACCATTTCCTTTCATAAATTCCTCTCTGCTGAGTGAAACGTAATCTAAATGTTTAGAATGTGAAGTTCATAGTATCCACATTTTGAATGACCAAAAACCAAACGCGTATATAGCTAGGGATCGAGTTTGATAAGTTCAGACCCAGATAATATTGAAAAAGATCGAAAAAAACCATACTGATCATATGCACCTAACTTTGATGACAACTCTGGATAGACAATACCCTTCCCTTACTCAATGTGTACATCCAATTAATCTCCAGGCATATCTCATTGTGAGGATAACCTTCCATTCCATTTTAAATCTTAAGGGCATGTTTTGTATAATCTTCAATATCTTAAGAGCATTTTAAATCTCTGAGGAACTAGTCTCGCATAATTTTCAATTTAATTTGTCATATAAATAAATAATTGTCGGCTTTGTGATCGTGAAGAGAATACTGTTTGTTTATATACAGTGGATTTCAGATGCGAGAGCGATTAGCAGCGACACTAATTAAGTCGGTGGCAGAGTAGAGATTCCTGGAACAGCAAAATTAGGTCGGGGGATTAATGTGGGTTTTGGATTCATATAACAAATGAAAGAACGTGAACACGTTCCAGATTCTGTTGCCTACCATCCAAACAGTAAAAAACACAGTGATGAGGACAGAAGAAGCCCCAGCTTCTTGGAAATTTCATGTTGTGGTCATCTTCTAGCCCTAACCCTAGCTTTCACCGTCTTACTCGGACGGTGAGAAAGGACTCAAAGGAGGACCAAATGGCTCGCCAGTCTATGCTATCGTTATGCAGACTCGTTCGTATTCATATTTGACACGTACAGATGGGTCTCTCATGGTCCCAATGTCACTTTCCTTGTGGCAAATGCAGAGGTGCAATAAGCCTGTCCGCTTGAACCTCCCCTAGCCATGCTCGACTAACGAATTCATAGTTGCAAAGCAAGAACATGTATGCGTTTGGTTCAGAAATCAATTCTATCGCTTTAGTTATACGGCTCTAATTCGTTAGCTAATGAGACTCGTCCTCTTACTTCCCCATGGCATTTGCAAATGTCATACGGTTTATTGGTTTAGCACAAGTTTCTTGAATATTAACTGGTTGCTTCTAGACTCTAAAGACATTAGAGGAGAGTTTGTGACGAGGTGATGAGATACTGTTTGTTTCATATCTACGTGCTATGTATATTTTTGTCCGCACTAGCGACTATGTGAGAAAGTATAGTCAAAAGTGTTCGATAAAATGTACCACGAAAATAAAAGAAATTAAAACCGATAAGAATTATATATTGAGTCGTTACTCTTGCTTGGTTTTTCATCCATTAGGCATGACCGTTGATGTATGAATGAACCATATACAGACTCCATGTACCTGGAATCCTGGATCGCCATCTATGCTCGACTAACGAATTCATAGTTACAAAGCCAAGAACATGCATGTGTTTGGTTCAGAAATCAATTCTATCGCTTTAGTTATACGGCTCTAATTCGTTAGCGAATGAGACTTCTCCTATCATTTCTCCATGGCATTTGCAAATGTTATGCATGCGGTTTGGTTTAGCACAAGTTTCTTGAATATTGGTTGCTTCTAGACTCTGATCACATTGGTCTAGTTTGTAACGAGGTGATGAGATACTGTTCCTTTTCATATCTAGTCTCCTATTTTTCCTTCGTGACTATGCGATAAAATATACTTACAAGTGTTCGATAAAATGTATCAAGAAAATTAAAAAAAGATTGATAAAATTTATATATTGAGTCACTACTCTTGCTTGGTTTTTTATCTATTATGCATGACCGTTGGTGTATGAATGAACCATAGACTCCATGTACCTGGAATCCTGGATTGCCATCTCTTTGTACTCATGAAACAGTGTTCTTTCGCCTATGAAAGGTCATTCAATCGCAATGCCATCCATCCAATTTATTCTTTTCTTTCTTGATTTTTTTATTTTTCAAGGTGTTTGATGAAATATTTTAAATAAACGAGAAATAGACAAATTGGCGCATATCATTTTTCATTTTCTTGACTTCGGATCCAAAGGAACGGCTACAGGGAGTGCACTGGTTCAACTTTTGAACAAATAGACGAGTGATTTCCTTTCCAAGCACACTAATCAATTGACATTGTTTAAACTTTAAAGCCCTGAATTGGGTGTCTACCGTCAAATTTATCTTTATTGGTGTGCTACAACTGTTGCTGCATAGTCATAGTGAGACTTCAAATTTGATATTACAACTGTCGCTGCATAGTGAGACTCCAGATTTGGTTGGAGATAGCTATGTTTTTGGAAGCACATGTAGCAAGCCGATTCTTTTGAATCTATGATGTAATCTCTGCCTTTCCCAATGGCAATGAATATTCCCACTAACTTCTTTATCAATTTACTATGGTAAATAATTGGACTGTAACTTTTGGGAGAGAAACTTGGATAAATTAAGTTGAGGAACAACACTAAGTTCATTCATGAAATGGTTGTCAATCAGAGTGATCAGCAGCAATGTATTTGGTAACCATGAAAATCTACAAGGAACATAACGCTCTCCACATCACTGTTTACAGAAAGCCGGGGCGACTAAATTTCTAGAGTTAACTCTGGTTTTGGTTGAGCAAAATTGGGGTTTGTTATTTAAATTTTTTTAGCCTCTGTAAATTAATCATTCTATAGAACATTGGAACCAAACTGCATTGGCATCCTCTTAGCTCCATCAAAAGCAGCTGATGGATCCGATGGAGAAGATGAGAGCGAGTAACAAGCTTTTCTGAGCTCCTCATACCTACCCAAATCGAAATTGTGATCCTTCATCAACTTCTTCTGCCTGGCAACAAAACGGCTCTGGAAGAAGCCTTCGAAAGAGGGCTCTTTGGAGGTCCTGAGGAAGAAGGCATAACAAGCCATGAAGTACATTGAAGTCACATAGAAGCAGATGGGTTCCATCACATCCCATGAGAGTTCCCAAAAGGTCAGCCTCATGAACCCGGCTGTTTGGACAACGAGATAGCCAAGCCCCAACCATAGTTCTCTGCGCACCAAGGCATCAGCTTTCTGGTCTATTATGGATTTCTGTTTCTCCATGTCTTCTAGCTCCCTCATTTTTGCATCGCTTGGAGTGGCTCCAGGGATGGGAATGAGGTCTTGGATTGCTTTTGCTACCTGCAGTAACCAAACAGTTGAAAACACATTTGGGCAAAGCATACACTGCCTATCAAACTAGCTATCTTCATCAATCTTGGACTCTTATGTTCATCATAAAACAGATACAATGAACAACAACAAAAATTTGGCCTAGAAAACTGTTGAAGTTAATACATATCTATACCCTACACAAAAATGGCATGTACTCAAGAAATGCCATAGAAGTATTGCAGGTTACCAACTAAGACACCAAACAAGAAAACTAAATCCAAGAAACAATCTGTGGGATCATCTTAGCTTTTAAACACTATCCTATTCAACCATGTTAGCAACACCTTGACACCACCAGCTGAAAAGACTTCAAAGCAAACCTAAATATTCCCACTTTAAACCAACCCAAATTAACTTCACCACCATTCTTTAAATAAAATAAAATATAAAATAAAAAAAATTACCCCCCATAATATCACCTAATCAATTACTAATTTTTCATGTTATGTACCATCCCACTTATAATGAAACCTACATAGTCATTCAATTCAGAAAATATTAACAAGACAGTTTCCCTTTTCCTTTGTGTTTTTTCTTTTGGTGAGAAGTTTTTTTTTTTCCTTCCAAAGAAAAAGATGGTAATTTTTTCTTCTTCTTTAGTGTTTTTTTTAATTCACTGAAGGCTCTCCTCAAACACCCAAAGGTGAAATTTAAAATCTGCCACGGTAGAAACTGAAAGGTGGGAACCCTTTTCACGTTTTAGAACTGGCCTGTTGAAGAAAACAAAATAAAATCATAAAAATTATATCAGTTTTCGGTAGTCCCCAAATCACAAACACTAAAAACGTATAATTCTTATCATCAAATTCAACCACTCTCGGCCAAACAGACCAAGACGTTCTTATTTTTCTCTGAAACAACACAGAAATGAAAAAACAACCAGAAAAACATAACTGGGTAAAACAAATTTCACAAATGAACTCAATTCAGAATTTAACCAGGGTAAAAAAAATAACAGTGGATAAGAAATTAACCTGTTCAGGTTTGACGCAAACGCCCTTCCCCAAAACGATAACGGCGCCACTCTCATCCAGCGATTTCGCAAACCCGAGACCCTGATCCGGATCCGAACAAACCTCCGTGCAAATCCTAACAAACTCCGAATACGTCACCCACGTCTTCTCCACCTCCCGGAGCTTCGCCTTCACCGCCTCCATTTGCGCCGCCCTCAGCAGCTTCCTCGTCTCCTCCGCCGTCAACCCGGCCATCACCGCCGGCGCAGACACCCTCTCCGTCGCCGGCGGAGCCAAACCGTCCAGCCTAATCCGGCTACGGGAAATGGCGGCGGACCTGAGCTTCTCCATCAGGTTCTCGCCGACCGGAACCGACCAGATCTCCGCGGCGGAGGCTCTCTCGTGGAGGAACCGCCGGAAAACGGCATTATTGTCCCCCGGCTCGCTCGACTCCCGAGGCTTCGCCGACGGCCGGAGATGCACCGCCGACGAGGAAATCCGGCAATTTCTCAAGGCCTGGGTCGAGATCTTTGAGATATTGAAGAGGCGCTCAGCTAGGGTTTTCTTGAACGCCATAACTACTACCATAGAGGATTTGCTTTGCTTCTGGTTTTTGGATATAGAGAAAATAAACTGCAATTATCAATGGAGGGCCTCTGTGGCTTTATATAGCTCTCCCAAGAACAAGGACGACTCCGAGAATTTCAATATCTCGCGGAATTTTCCGTAAAAATCGGGTTCTCGGCGACGCGAGATGTGAACAGATGCCTCAGCTTCGGGAATATTCGGTCACTTGAAAATATCGTACGCGATGACCCGAGGCCGAGTTAATCTCGATAAGGACGTTGAGGTGGGTGAGTCTTGGCCGTACACGTGGCGGGATGGAGAAGGGTCGCTGTCGGATCATGTGAGAAAGCAATAGTAACCGGCGCTGATGTTGACTGGGGGCTTTGGTGGACTCGCGGGGTGACACGTGGCGATAGGGGAGAGGTGTAGTTGGTGTTGATAATAGGGCTGGCTACAGAGGAAGACGGGGCTGGCAGCTCAGAAATAACGGGAGGTTGATATTTAAGGCTGTACCGTTCACGAAAACGTGTCGCCACATACACACATTAATCTGTTCAAGCCTTTGTTCAATTTTTCTCACCTGATTTTTTGGTAAAGATTTTTGTATCCAAATCTACCTTGAAATGGAAAATTAATAGCGATGGATTTTGATTACACCTAAGAAAAAAAAGACCAGCTGTAAAGATAAGTTTTATCAGTTTAGATAAACAATTTGCGGGTTTAAACATATGATATGATTAGCGTCAGAGTATCACGTATTTACGGTTTTTGTCACTATGATTGGTGCACGTGCGTTTTCCGTAGCTGGTGATTAATCCAGTTTTCTTGTACCGAACATATACTCTGATTTTGATTGGTGCGAGGCTTAAAAAAGAGAGTGAAACTCGTATTATATTAGAATAGTGTCTTGAAATACGGT encodes the following:
- the LOC101294564 gene encoding uncharacterized protein LOC101294564, whose product is MAFKKTLAERLFNISKISTQALRNCRISSSAVHLRPSAKPRESSEPGDNNAVFRRFLHERASAAEIWSVPVGENLMEKLRSAAISRSRIRLDGLAPPATERVSAPAVMAGLTAEETRKLLRAAQMEAVKAKLREVEKTWVTYSEFVRICTEVCSDPDQGLGFAKSLDESGAVIVLGKGVCVKPEQVAKAIQDLIPIPGATPSDAKMRELEDMEKQKSIIDQKADALVRRELWLGLGYLVVQTAGFMRLTFWELSWDVMEPICFYVTSMYFMACYAFFLRTSKEPSFEGFFQSRFVARQKKLMKDHNFDLGRYEELRKACYSLSSSPSDPSAAFDGAKRMPMQFGSNVL